The region GCAAGTTCGGAATCGGCTTCAGCGGATTCGGGCCGCATGCGTTTCGGTCCGGTCATGAGGCATCCTCGTTTTTTTGTTCCTGATCGGCATCCGCGGTTTCACGTCCGATGCTGTCAGCCGTGGGCGAAGCGTTGTCAGGATCGATCTTGCCCATATCCTCATCCCACTCGTCCTGCACAACACGCCTGATTTCAGCGAAGGTCGGCAACAGGAAGTCCGGCTGGTAGGCACGCCGTACCTCGGCCACACGTTCGGTGACACGAATCAGCGTATCTGTCATGCCATCGATATCCTGTTCGCGTTCCATAGCGCTGAATTTGGCGATGTACTGTTCCATGAGACGCATCTGCTCGTCGACGTTCCTGAGTTTCTCCTCGTTGAGTTCCACCACGTCGTCGGCGTCAGTTTCCGGCCAGCCAATCAGTACCGCGTCGGCATATTCGAGCGACGCACGCTGTGCCGCCGAGGCGATGCCGTCCTCGATTTGCACAAGGAACACGTATCGCACGATGCTTAATCGTTCGGAGGCGAGCTTCAATCCCAGATATGGGTTATTGAGATCCGCATTCCATGGATTCTTGACGTCGGTCATTGTTCCCTCCATCTGGCTGTCGTTTTCGTTGGTATCGTTTCGTTCGCTCATGCTCGTACCTGCCCCGTTCCGTAACCGATCCACTTGGTCGTGGTCATTTCGCGTAGTCCCATGGGGCCGCGCGCGTGCATTTTCTGCGTGGAGATGCCGAGTTCGGCGCCGAAACCGAATACTCCACCGTCTGTGAAGCGTGTGGATGCGTTGACCATCACCACCGCCGAGTCGATACGTGAGGTGAATTCCTCGATGGCCGAATAGTCTTCGGCAATGATGGATTCCGTATGTCCGGTGGAATGACGGTTGATATGTTCGATGGCTTCGTTGAGTGAGTCGACCACTTTGACGCCGATTTTCAATGCCAAATATTCGGTATCCCAGTCTTCGTCAGTGGCATGCATCAGTTTCACTCCGTCGATACCGGCTTTATCGATGATTTCGTAAGCGCGCTCGTCGGCATGCATTTCAACATTGGCTGCAGCGAGTGCGGCTGCGGCCTGCGGAAGGAACGTTTCGACAATACCCTGATGCACGAGGAGTTTTTCAGTGGCGTTGCAGACGCCGACACGTTGCGTTTTTGCATTGAGGATGATGGGGATGGCTTTGTTTTGGTCGCCGGTTTGGTCGACGTAGATGTGTACGTTGCCAGCTCCGGTTTCAATGACCGGCACTTTGGAGTTTTGCACGACGGTTTGAATAAGGCCCGCTCCCCCTCGTGGAATGAGCAGGTCGATGTGACCTTGGGCTTGCATCATGGCGGTGGCACCCTGGCGTCCGTATTCGTCGACGGATGCGATGAGTGCGGGGTCATATCCGTATTCGCGTAGCACGTCGGCGATGATGCCGAGTATGGCTGCGTTGGTACGTTCGGCCGCGTGTCCGCCTCTGAGGAGCACCGCATTGCCGGATTTGATGCAGAGCGATGCGACGTCGACGGTGACGTTGGGGCGCGCTTCGTAGATCATGCCAAGCACTCCGATGGGCACGCGAGTCTGTTCGAGTCGTAGACCGTTGTCGAGATGGTATCCACGTACGATTTCGCCGATCGGATCCGGCAGTGTGGCTACGTGGCGTACGCCTTGTGCGGCTGCGGCGACGCGGGACACGTCAAATTTGAGTCGGTCGAGTTTGCCTGCATCCATACCATGTTCAGCAGATTCCTGCATGTCGATGGCGTTGGCTGCGGCGATTTCTCCGGCACGCGCGTCGAGTGCGTCCGCGATGACATTAAGAAGCTCGTTTTTACGTTGCGTGTTGGTTTGGGCGAGTTGCGCTTGCGCGATTCGTGCGGCGTCGGCTTTGGCGCACACTTCGTTGAGCACGTCGGTTTCCATGGCGTTGGCTTGGGTTTGTAGGTTCGTCATAATTTCCTAGATTAGCGCGAAAACGCGCCTTGTTCCGCAGCTTCGACCATTATTTCGTCGTAGCGTCGGGAGCAGGGCGCGATTTCACATGTCACGTGGCCTCAGAGATTCATATCCGGAACCGTTCTCGATCAACCATTATTCGCATGGAATCAGTGAATCTGGTCGAGGCCCGGATACAGCGGGAAGTCTTCAGCGAGCTTGTCGACGCGAGCCTTGAGGGCTTCCACGTCAGCATCCTTGCCTGCCGCAAGTGCGGTGCCGATGATGTCGGCGACCTCTTCGTACTCCTTGCTACCGAAGCCGCGGGTGGCGAGTGCACTGGTGCCGATGCGCAGGCCAGAGGCCACGCTTGCCGGGCGCGGGTCGAACGGGACGGTGTTGCGGTTGATGGTGATGCCACATTGTGCGAGTAGGTCTTCGCCCTGCTGGCCGTCCATTTCGCTGTTGCGCAGATCGACCATGACGAGGTGGACATCGGTGCCACCGGTGAGGACGCTGATGCCGTTGTTCTTGACATCGTCGGCCATGAGGCGCTCGGCAAGGATCTTGGCGCCGTCGAGGGTACGCTGCATGCGGTCCTTGAATTCCGAGGAGGCTGCAACCTTGAATGCGACGGCCTTACCTGCGATGACGTGCATGAGAGGACCACCCTGCTGCCCCGGGAAGACTGCGGAGTTGAGCTTCTTGGCATAATCCTGCTTTGCAAGAATGAAACCAGAGCGCGGGCCTCCGAGGGTCTTGTGAGCAGTGGAAGACACGACATCGGCGTATGGTACCGGACTCGGATGCAGTCCTGCGGCAACGAGACCCGCGAAGTGTGCCATGTCAACCCAGAACTTGGCTCCGACTTCGTCGGCGATCTCCTTCATGGCCTTGAAGTCTTCGATACGCGGGTAGGCGCTCCAGCCGCCGATGATCATGGCAGGGTGGGTTTCGAGCGCGCGCTGGCGGATGATTTCAGGGTCAATGCGGAAGGTTTCGGGGTTGACTCCGTAGGCTTCGGCATGGTAGAAGCGTCCAGAGAAGTTGATCTTCATACCGTGGGTCAGGTGTCCGCCATGGTCGAGTGCGAGGCCGAGCACGGTGTCGCCCGGCTTGACGAGCGCCTGGTAGACGGCTGCATTGGCCTGTGCGCCGGAGTGGGGCTGCACGTTGACGTATTCGGCCCCGAACAGGCTCTTGGCGCGTTCGCGGGCGATGGTTTCGATCTTGTCGACCTGCTCGCAGCCGCCATAGTAGCGGCGTCCCGGATAGCCTTCGGCATACTTGTTAGTCAGCACGGAGCCTTGCGCCTGAAGCACTGCACGCGGCACGAAGTTTTCGGAGGCGATCATTTCCAAGCCGTTTTGCTGTCGGGACAGTTCGGCGTTAAGCACTTCGGCGATTTCGGGGTCCGCTTCGGCAATGGGTGCGTTGAATATGTCGTTCGGGGTTTGCGCGAGGGGCGACGCGGTCATTGAGCTCTCCTTGGCTTGGAGGATAAAACGTTGCCCGTACGAGCATGCGGGCTTAACGATGAAGTGTACGTGCATAAATCATACGGGGGAATAGGGCGTTTCGAAACATGGAAGTAATCACGAAACAAGAAGGAAACAATCGCCGATTTGCAAATTGCATGTCATCCCATTCCACGGACGCCAAGCATGTTTCTTCCCGCCCGTAACGCTACACTCAATACTGTTTGACGTTATTGTCCGTTCTATTGCTAAGGAAATCCAGTGACCACGTTCCACAGCACCCGCAGCACCACCGATTCGCTCACCTCCAAGCAGGCCATCCGCAAAGGCATCGCCGACGATGGAGGCCTGTTCGTAACCGACTCACTGGGCGAAACCCACGTGGACATCGCATCCCTCGCAGGCAAGTCCTACCAGCAGATCGCATTCGACGTGCTGAGCGTGTTGCTGCCCGACTTCACCGAAACCGAACTCAAAGCATGCATCAGCGAGGCATACGGCGTGCAATGGTCCGACGAAAAGATCACCCCGGTCAAGCCGCTCGGCGATGACTACGTGATGGAACTATTCAACGGACCGACCTCCGCATTCAAAGACATCGCATTGCAGATCCTGCCGCGTTTCATGGCACGCACCACCCCGACCGGCGGCGACGACAACGAGAAAATCATGATCGTGACCGCCACTTCCGGAGATACCGGCAAGGCAGCGCTCGCTGGTTTCGCGGATGCCGAGGGCACGGGCATCACCGTGTTCTATCCGGAAGGCAAGGTCAGCCAGGTACAGGAACTGCAGATGAGCACACAGGCCGGTTCGAATGTAAACGTGTGCGCAGTCAAGGGCAATTTCGATGACGCACAGTCCGCAGTCAAGCGAATTTTCGGTGACCGCGAGCTTGCCGACCGCTTGGCGTCCG is a window of Bifidobacterium catenulatum DSM 16992 = JCM 1194 = LMG 11043 DNA encoding:
- the glyA gene encoding serine hydroxymethyltransferase translates to MTASPLAQTPNDIFNAPIAEADPEIAEVLNAELSRQQNGLEMIASENFVPRAVLQAQGSVLTNKYAEGYPGRRYYGGCEQVDKIETIARERAKSLFGAEYVNVQPHSGAQANAAVYQALVKPGDTVLGLALDHGGHLTHGMKINFSGRFYHAEAYGVNPETFRIDPEIIRQRALETHPAMIIGGWSAYPRIEDFKAMKEIADEVGAKFWVDMAHFAGLVAAGLHPSPVPYADVVSSTAHKTLGGPRSGFILAKQDYAKKLNSAVFPGQQGGPLMHVIAGKAVAFKVAASSEFKDRMQRTLDGAKILAERLMADDVKNNGISVLTGGTDVHLVMVDLRNSEMDGQQGEDLLAQCGITINRNTVPFDPRPASVASGLRIGTSALATRGFGSKEYEEVADIIGTALAAGKDADVEALKARVDKLAEDFPLYPGLDQIH
- a CDS encoding glutamate-5-semialdehyde dehydrogenase — its product is MTNLQTQANAMETDVLNEVCAKADAARIAQAQLAQTNTQRKNELLNVIADALDARAGEIAAANAIDMQESAEHGMDAGKLDRLKFDVSRVAAAAQGVRHVATLPDPIGEIVRGYHLDNGLRLEQTRVPIGVLGMIYEARPNVTVDVASLCIKSGNAVLLRGGHAAERTNAAILGIIADVLREYGYDPALIASVDEYGRQGATAMMQAQGHIDLLIPRGGAGLIQTVVQNSKVPVIETGAGNVHIYVDQTGDQNKAIPIILNAKTQRVGVCNATEKLLVHQGIVETFLPQAAAALAAANVEMHADERAYEIIDKAGIDGVKLMHATDEDWDTEYLALKIGVKVVDSLNEAIEHINRHSTGHTESIIAEDYSAIEEFTSRIDSAVVMVNASTRFTDGGVFGFGAELGISTQKMHARGPMGLREMTTTKWIGYGTGQVRA